The Ignavibacteriota bacterium region AAGCTTCTCCAAGTAAATTAAGGGAATTTACTTCACCTTTAATCCAGCCAATTTTTCTTGAAATATTTATTGCGGAATTAGATAAAGTTATACATTTTTCAAAATCAGTTGGCGCTAATTCCCATGCTTCATTATAAATGGAATTTACGTAAGTTGAATCATTATTTTTTTCAGAACTATAACTAATAGAGAAGGGAAATACGAAAACGAAAAATGTAAAAAATAAGAGAAATCGGCAATTCTGTTTAATTTTATTATCCATTAATTAATATTAATACGCTTTAATAATATCTCTTTATTTTTTTTTATAAAATACATAAAAAATTATCTAAAAGCTTAATAAATATCCATATTAAAAATAATAAAAATTAATAAAAATTTTCTTTGTAAAAATTGATAATATATTTAACTTTGTGCTCATAACATTTTAGTAGGGTAATTTTTGTATTTATAATATATATGTTAACAATAAAATGTACTGAACAATCTAAAGAAAAACTTGAAGTTGATTTTGAAAAGGAAAAAGCTGCTATCCAAGAAGTAATTGCAAAGGAAACTGAATCATATTATAAGCAAGATTTTGATGCATGGAAAAGCACTTACTTACAATCACCGGCATTTCGTAAATTTGGTTATTGGGAGGGCTACCCAGAAAAAGTTGTATGTTATAACGGATTTGATTCATTAGCTGTTGAAAAAAAGAAACAGTTTGAATCCAATGAAACTTTATGGCAAGGATCTATTGAAGAAAGAGTTAATGAGAATTTTAGAATTTCAAATGAAATGGCTTGGTATACTTTTGAGGAGTATTCATACGAAAAGGATACTCGAAAGTTACTTGGTAAAGCACTATCAACAAGAATTTTAGAAAAGGTTAATGGTAAATGGAAGATTGCTTATTTGGGATTTCATTTTTATCCAATGAAATCTGAAATTTAATTTCATCTTTGTAAGTTTTCTGAAAATATTAGCACACTTACCAATTATACATATTGAAAATATTTCATTATGTAAGAAAAGTTAAAAATCGAAAATTATTTTAATTTTTAATTAAAATGCCGAGTTTTTCACCAAATATTTTTAGCGTATAACGGCGGCTCAAATTACCAGCGGTGCAAAACAATAATTTAACTTCATGACAATTGATTTATTTATAGAGCAGTTTTAATTTCCCTTTAGCAACCCCGAAGAGTTTCCTTTGAGAAAACTACGACTTAATTTTCTGAACTCGTTTTCCCACATCAAAAAGCCAAAACGAAAGCTTTAATTTTATTTTTACAACTTTTACCAAACCGAGAGAAATATCTTGCTCCGATTTATCGGAAGTCGGATAAGTTAGTTTGTTATCCAACTTTTTTCACTTAATAAATATCATCTTTTTAGTCATTATAAACCTGCCCATTACTAATTTATAAATATATATTCCACTTGAAAAATTTGATGCATCAAATATTACATCATAATTTCCTTTGCTTTGATATTTATTCACTAAAATTTTAACTTCTCTTCCTAATAAATCATACACACTTAACTTCACCATGTTACTAAATGGTATTGAATAATTTATAATTGTTGTTGGATTAAAAGGATTTGGATAATTTTGCTCTAAATTAAATGATATTTGATTAATTTCATTATTAACATTTCCTGTAATTATTGTTTCACTAGAGTCAATCCAATATACAATATCATTAGAACTTATTTCAAATTTCAAATTAAATATATCTTTGAATTTATTTATGTCGTAATTGATGGTAAATACTTTATCTAAATTACTTATAGCACCAGCTTTAATATCATATAAAAGTAAATTTTTAGGATAGCTTTCAATGATAATTGAATCTTTAGTTACAATACTAATTGAAACATTTTTTACTTCTTTTACTTTTCCCATATTTTTAATAATCGGTTTTATAGTTGCCCATCCTAATCCGTCCGTAGTTATTGAAATATTTTCAATAACAAGCGGTCCAGCCGTTGTAATTTTGGAATTTTTAGAATATAGATTATATGGAATATCAGTTCCTTGCTGCTTAATTCTTAAATTATAAAATTCTTCATTTTCAAGATTTAGTAACCAGCTATAAGTGAATGAATCTATTTTTGTTAATTCAATTTCATTTATTACTGAGTCATTATCATTTACAATCTGTGCATATGCATTGAACGCTGGATTATCCATATTTAGATTGTTTACAAAAATATTGAGTGAATCATTAATTGGATTTAGATATTTTTTATCAATTTTAACTGTAGGTGGAAAAGGTAAATCTTCAATAATTCCGGGTCCCCAAGCATATACTAAATTGGAATATAGATTCTCTTTTGCTATAGGAATAATTTCATTTAATGTAGGCCAAAAAGAGTGTCCAATTTCCGGAGTTAGAGCAAAAATTTTATTTTTAATCTGTTGTTCACCATACATCCAATCTAATGCATCTCCATTTGTGGTATATGGTCGACCTTTTACATAGTTATTTTGAGTATTTGCAATTTTTATAAGATTTTCAAAAACACTGGAATCCTGTGTGGCTATATCTTCATAACCCCAAGGTGGAATAACATAATTTCCATATGCGTGATTGTTAATTGTTATTAAAAAGTTATGTTCAATACAAAAATCTCTCATTGCTTGAGTCTCTGGTTCAGAGAAAGGATTTTTCCTCTGTATATTTCAGAACTGGAGTCAGGACTTGATCCAATATTGTCATATCCCCATTGGAATCCATAATTTCGATTTAAATCAACGCCATATTCATATTCACTATTGTTTCTTCTATTTTTTCTCCAAAACCCACCTCCATTGGGACTCATCTGTTCGTTGAACACATAACCATCCGGATTTAATACCAAGACAAAGTATAATTCTCTATTATTTACCAAATAAGTTACTTCATTATTACTATTATAATTTTCCAATAAGTAATACATAAAATAAACTAAACTCATCATCCCCATTGGCTCACGCGCATGAATCAAAGAATTATATAAAACTTGAGGTTCATTTTCTTCAATATTTGGATTATCTGAAATTTTAACTGCCCAAATATCATGTCCTTCAATAGATTTTCCAATTGAATATTTTTTAGTAATTATATTAGAAAAAAGATGGAACATTGTATCTAATTGACTTACCGTTTCTGTATAAGTATAATACCCTCCCATACTACCATATTTAAAAGAAGAATTGTTATTTTTTTTATTAAGCAAATTTTTTTGAAAATATTTCGAATTCTGTTCTAAGAAATATTTAGTCATATCATTAATTAATATTTCATATTTATAATTACTTTTATTAAGGATATTTAATTGTTTACTATTTAAATATGTTTCCAAATAATTGTCTCTGATTATATAACTATCAATCAACATTCCAGTGTTATTTAATGAAATCAAATTATTATTACCTTCATAATAAATCCTGACCTTGCTTATTTTATAATAGTTAGAATTATGATCTTCCTTTTGTTGGCTGAGAATATTTGATAGAATAAAAAAGAAAAATATTATTAGCCTAGCGACAATTCCATTTTTTATTATCATTTATTTACTTATTTAGTTTTATGACGAATTGGCAAATAACTTGCTGCCCCAAACAGCAATATAAATTATTACTATCTAAGATATTAATTAAACTAATTTCTTTGTGAACATATTACGAATGTTTATTAAAAATATTTTATTAAATTATTCAACTTTATTTTTCAACTTTCGGCTAAGTAAAACAATAGTTGGTTGATTTATTGGCTATGCAATATTTAATATGTACATGTGTAAACAAAATCATCTGTTAAAAGCTCTTTAGAATTTCCATATTTATCCATAACTATTATTTTTAAATAAACAGATTCGTTACACGGAACTTCAAATAATTTTGCATTGCTCCTTTTCTTATAAAAAGTAATAATTTTCTTTTCACCAGATGTTAATATTATTTCAGGATATGGATATGTTTCAATTTTACCAATAATACTATCGTCTTTTGCATTTAGTACATAAGATTCTAAAACATTAAATCCTTCTATTGTTTTACTTTCGCTTTGATTATAAAATTCAAATTCAGCAGATAAATTAATCGGATCTGGTGGTATAGCAGGCATTAAATCAGAGAAGCCAATTGCGCTAATATAATTTATTTTAATAAAATTAAAATTGTTATCTAAATTCAGTTCATTACTTTGGTTACAACTTAAAGTGATAACCATAAATAGTATTATAGTTAATCCCAAATGTTTTATTTTCATGATTTCAACCCTTTTTAATTGCATAATAGCGATGCAACTAACCCGTAGCCTAAAATAACAATTATATTAAATAACGACATGTCACTTTGGGAATGGTAAAATTACCTAAACAGTTTTTAATTTTCCATTTGCAACCACGATTTACTTTCTAAATTTAATTTTACACAAAACCCATACTAGCGGAGCAGCTTGCACCAATTCATCGGGAGTAGTTTAGATTTGCTTGATATATGCCATTAATAATATTCTATTTACATTATTAATACTGGATTAACGGATAGTATTTATTTTCAATAAAATTAATATGATGAATTTGATGTCCAATTATATTGAACCCCATAGCCAAAATACTTATTTCATGTTTCCAATTGATGCCAGTCTTGAAATAATCAGAATAATCAAAACTTTTATATAGTGATATTGTTGATTTTCTAACAATAATTAATTCGTCAATCAAATCTATAATTATTTTTTTTTCTGCTTTTGCATTTTTTGAAAGTTCATCCTCATCGAAAGATATTACATATTTACTTTCATTTCTAGCAAATCTTAATACACCTACACATAATATTCTCTCAACATCAATTATGTGTTGAAAAATATCATTTACTGTCCATTTGTCTGGTAAATATCTTTTCCCTTTTAGTTGAGATAGTTGATTAATATCTAATTTTCTTAACTGCTCTATGCTTTTTTCAAAAGCTTGGTCCAACTCAATATCGTCAACTAAATTGATATATCTATCAAAATATTCTGGCATTGGATTTATTTTATTTTTCTTCATTTTATTCTAAATATTATTAAGTTTTATATATTATTAAATTAAATCTTATAATTTTATTACCTAAGCTGCCGCCATAAAAAACCAATTTTATTAAATAACGAATGATTTTTATAAAGAACAGTTTTTATTTTGGTAAATACTGCGGCTTCATTTTATGAATTGCATTTCACTTGAACAAAAAACTTAAATAAAACTTTCAGACTTTCTTTTTACAAATTTTCGCTGAGCAAGTACTACTGTCACTTTGATTTATTAGT contains the following coding sequences:
- a CDS encoding tetratricopeptide repeat protein, producing MDNKIKQNCRFLLFFTFFVFVFPFSISYSSEKNNDSTYVNSIYNEAWELAPTDFEKCITLSNSAINISRKIGWIKGEVNSLNLLGEAYRFKGLIQESIEFHLKALELSKKIIIVMALQNLTVN
- a CDS encoding T9SS type A sorting domain-containing protein, encoding MYGEQQIKNKIFALTPEIGHSFWPTLNEIIPIAKENLYSNLVYAWGPGIIEDLPFPPTVKIDKKYLNPINDSLNIFVNNLNMDNPAFNAYAQIVNDNDSVINEIELTKIDSFTYSWLLNLENEEFYNLRIKQQGTDIPYNLYSKNSKITTAGPLVIENISITTDGLGWATIKPIIKNMGKVKEVKNVSISIVTKDSIIIESYPKNLLLYDIKAGAISNLDKVFTINYDINKFKDIFNLKFEISSNDIVYWIDSSETIITGNVNNEINQISFNLEQNYPNPFNPTTIINYSIPFSNMVKLSVYDLLGREVKILVNKYQSKGNYDVIFDASNFSSGIYIYKLVMGRFIMTKKMIFIK
- a CDS encoding DinB family protein → MKKNKINPMPEYFDRYINLVDDIELDQAFEKSIEQLRKLDINQLSQLKGKRYLPDKWTVNDIFQHIIDVERILCVGVLRFARNESKYVISFDEDELSKNAKAEKKIIIDLIDELIIVRKSTISLYKSFDYSDYFKTGINWKHEISILAMGFNIIGHQIHHINFIENKYYPLIQY